Proteins encoded by one window of Xanthomonas sp. DAR 80977:
- a CDS encoding chloride channel protein has translation MRQHPRLGLADASHSLADALRRRFRASDVWFIALALLVGLVAGLLTLLQSGLAHGAQAWLYGLDVDARLSAMPELGLGQLWVLPLGGLLVGLLGMAARARKRQLIDAVEANALYGGRMSMRDNLIVSAQTLLSNGCGASVGLEAAYTQMGAGSGSHLGRILRLRRADIRTLVGAGAGAAIAAAFGAPLAGAFYAFEIVIGAYSPSALAPVAVASLGAVFVAQAAGVQPYLLPASAASALEARDYLLYALLGAICALLAVAVMRLVGSIEQAVNRSPLPRWARPVAGGLMLIPLALITPQVLSSGHGALHLDLTSPTSLRWLGVLLLLKCLASGISLGFGFRGGLFFASLFMGSLVGGLFAGLLNLGTGMALVDGTAASLAGMAALAAAVVGAPMTMAMLVLEGTHDFVLASAVMVAVLVANTIVRQVFGYSFSTWRLHLRGETIKSARDVGWVKHLSAGRMMRKDVQPLAAATPVAEFRRRFPLGSGVRVVLEDEHGHYAGLVTLAAAYADGVDADAAIVAYAGNRDVALRAETDVVTAMRQFDLTQSDELAVVDEHGKVLGVLTEGFVRKRYAEELDKRQRELMGERVDD, from the coding sequence GTGCGCCAGCACCCGCGGCTGGGCCTGGCCGACGCCTCGCACAGCCTCGCCGACGCGCTGCGCCGGCGCTTCCGCGCCAGCGACGTCTGGTTCATCGCGCTGGCGCTGCTGGTCGGCCTGGTCGCCGGCCTGCTGACCCTGCTGCAGAGCGGCCTGGCGCATGGCGCGCAGGCCTGGCTGTACGGCCTGGACGTCGATGCCCGGCTCAGCGCGATGCCGGAACTGGGCCTGGGCCAGCTGTGGGTGCTGCCGCTGGGCGGGCTGCTGGTCGGCCTGCTCGGCATGGCTGCCCGCGCGCGCAAGCGCCAGCTGATCGATGCGGTGGAGGCCAATGCGCTGTACGGCGGGCGCATGTCGATGCGCGACAACCTCATCGTCTCCGCGCAGACCCTGCTGTCCAACGGCTGCGGCGCCTCGGTCGGGCTGGAGGCGGCGTACACGCAGATGGGCGCGGGCAGCGGCTCGCACCTGGGGCGGATCCTGCGCCTGCGCCGCGCCGACATCCGCACCCTGGTCGGCGCCGGCGCCGGCGCGGCCATCGCCGCCGCGTTCGGCGCGCCGCTGGCCGGCGCGTTCTACGCGTTCGAGATCGTGATCGGCGCGTACTCGCCCTCGGCGCTGGCGCCGGTGGCGGTGGCCTCGCTGGGCGCGGTGTTCGTGGCCCAGGCCGCCGGCGTGCAGCCGTACCTGTTGCCGGCCTCGGCGGCGTCCGCGCTGGAAGCGCGCGACTACCTGCTGTACGCCTTGCTGGGCGCGATCTGCGCGCTGTTGGCGGTGGCGGTGATGCGCCTGGTCGGTTCGATCGAGCAGGCGGTCAACCGCAGCCCGCTGCCGCGCTGGGCGCGGCCGGTGGCCGGCGGCCTGATGCTGATCCCGCTGGCGCTGATCACCCCGCAGGTGCTGTCCTCCGGGCACGGCGCGCTGCACCTGGACCTGACCAGCCCGACCTCGCTGCGCTGGCTGGGCGTGCTGTTGCTGCTCAAGTGCCTGGCCTCGGGCATCTCGCTGGGCTTCGGCTTCCGCGGCGGCCTGTTCTTCGCCTCGCTGTTCATGGGCTCGCTGGTCGGCGGCCTGTTCGCCGGGCTGTTGAACCTGGGTACCGGCATGGCCCTGGTCGACGGCACCGCCGCCTCGCTGGCCGGCATGGCCGCGCTGGCCGCGGCGGTGGTCGGCGCGCCGATGACGATGGCGATGCTGGTGCTCGAGGGCACCCACGATTTCGTGCTGGCCAGCGCGGTGATGGTGGCGGTGCTGGTGGCCAACACCATCGTGCGCCAGGTGTTCGGCTATTCGTTCTCGACCTGGCGCCTGCACCTGCGCGGCGAGACCATCAAGAGCGCGCGCGACGTGGGCTGGGTCAAGCACCTGAGCGCTGGGCGGATGATGCGCAAGGACGTGCAGCCGCTCGCCGCGGCCACCCCGGTGGCCGAGTTCCGCCGCCGTTTCCCGCTCGGCTCGGGCGTGCGCGTGGTGCTGGAGGACGAACACGGCCACTACGCCGGGCTGGTGACGCTGGCCGCGGCCTACGCCGACGGCGTCGATGCCGACGCGGCGATCGTCGCCTACGCCGGCAACCGCGACGTGGCGCTGCGTGCCGAGACCGACGTGGTCACCGCGATGCGCCAGTTCGACCTGACCCAGAGCGACGAACTGGCGGTGGTCGACGAACACGGCAAGGTGCTCGGCGTGCTGACCGAAGGCTTCGTGCGCAAGCGCTACGCCGAGGAACTGGACAAGCGCCAGCGCGAGCTGATGGGCGAGCGGGTGGACGATTGA
- the pqqE gene encoding pyrroloquinoline quinone biosynthesis protein PqqE: protein MNASVPPPLSLLLELTHRCPLACPYCSNPIALAGLREEMDTAGWRSALDQAAAMGVLQAHFSGGEPMLRKDLPELVAHARGLGLYSNLITSGVAGGAAMLAQLAEAGLEHVQLSVQDADAAGADRIAGYRGSLDKKRAFAAAVRALELPLTINAVIHRHNAERVPAMIELALELGAERLEVAHTQYYGWGLRNRAALMPSRAQIDATVVAVTAARERLGERLSIDFVTPDYYAHRPKACMGGWGQRFVNISPRGDVLPCHAAETLPDMVFENLRDRPLAAIWRDGEAFARYRGTAWMPEVCQGCPKREIDWGGCRCQALALSGDAATLDPVCERAPEHADLQALAQREAADAAPAFVYRRPPRTPSATEPGAG, encoded by the coding sequence ATGAACGCCAGCGTGCCGCCGCCGCTGTCGCTGCTGCTCGAGCTGACCCACCGCTGCCCGCTGGCCTGCCCGTACTGCTCCAACCCGATCGCCCTGGCCGGCCTGCGCGAGGAGATGGACACCGCCGGCTGGCGCTCGGCGCTGGATCAGGCCGCGGCGATGGGCGTGCTGCAGGCGCACTTCTCCGGCGGCGAACCGATGCTGCGCAAGGACCTGCCCGAGCTGGTCGCGCATGCGCGCGGGCTGGGCCTGTACAGCAACCTGATCACCTCCGGCGTGGCCGGCGGCGCAGCGATGCTGGCGCAGCTCGCCGAGGCCGGGCTGGAGCACGTGCAGCTGAGCGTGCAGGACGCCGATGCCGCCGGCGCCGACCGCATCGCCGGCTACCGCGGCAGCCTGGACAAGAAGCGCGCCTTCGCCGCGGCGGTGCGCGCACTCGAGCTGCCGCTGACGATCAACGCGGTGATCCACCGCCACAACGCCGAACGGGTGCCGGCGATGATCGAGCTGGCGCTGGAACTGGGCGCCGAGCGCCTGGAAGTGGCGCACACCCAGTACTACGGCTGGGGCCTGCGCAACCGCGCCGCGCTGATGCCCAGCCGCGCGCAGATCGACGCCACCGTGGTCGCGGTGACCGCGGCGCGCGAACGGCTGGGCGAGCGCCTGAGCATCGACTTCGTCACCCCCGACTACTACGCGCACCGGCCCAAGGCGTGCATGGGCGGCTGGGGCCAGCGCTTCGTCAACATCTCCCCGCGCGGCGACGTGCTGCCCTGCCATGCCGCCGAGACCTTGCCGGACATGGTGTTCGAGAACCTCCGTGACCGTCCGCTGGCGGCGATCTGGCGCGACGGCGAGGCGTTCGCCCGCTACCGCGGCACCGCGTGGATGCCGGAGGTCTGCCAGGGCTGCCCGAAACGCGAGATCGACTGGGGCGGCTGCCGCTGCCAGGCGCTGGCGCTGAGCGGCGACGCGGCCACGCTGGACCCGGTCTGCGAGCGCGCGCCCGAGCATGCGGACCTGCAGGCGCTGGCGCAGCGCGAGGCCGCCGACGCGGCGCCGGCGTTCGTGTACCGGCGCCCGCCACGCACGCCGTCGGCGACGGAACCCGGCGCCGGCTGA
- the pqqD gene encoding pyrroloquinoline quinone biosynthesis peptide chaperone PqqD, with the protein MSAMAPASCPRLAAGVRLQHDRTRAQWVLLAPERVIELDEIAHAIVSRCDGVRSLAAIAADLAAQFDADPAEVEGDVLELAAQLHDKRLLRA; encoded by the coding sequence ATGAGCGCGATGGCGCCCGCCAGTTGCCCGCGTCTGGCCGCCGGCGTGCGCCTGCAGCACGACCGCACCCGCGCGCAATGGGTGCTGCTGGCGCCGGAACGGGTGATCGAACTGGACGAGATCGCGCATGCGATCGTGTCGCGCTGCGACGGCGTGCGCTCGCTGGCGGCCATCGCCGCGGACCTGGCCGCGCAGTTCGACGCCGACCCGGCCGAGGTCGAAGGCGACGTGCTCGAGCTGGCCGCGCAACTGCACGACAAGCGCCTGCTGCGCGCATGA
- the pqqC gene encoding pyrroloquinoline-quinone synthase PqqC: MSALLSPDQLEAELRAIGARLYHDQHPFHALLHSGRLERGQVQAWALNRYEYQRCIPLKDAAILARMDDPALRRIWRQRIVDHDGSADGEGGIARWLHLTDALGLDRELVQSGRALLPGTRFAVQAYLHFVREKSLLEAIASSLTELFAPGIIGRRVAGMLQHYDFVSREALAYFEHRLHEAPRDSDFALDYVKRHADTVEKQRLVQDALRFKCGVLWSQLDALHFAYVQPGVAWPEAFAAGAPAPAQAVA; the protein is encoded by the coding sequence GTGAGCGCACTGCTGAGCCCCGACCAGCTGGAGGCGGAACTGCGCGCGATCGGCGCGCGCCTGTACCACGACCAGCATCCGTTCCACGCGCTGCTGCACAGCGGCCGGCTCGAGCGCGGCCAGGTCCAGGCCTGGGCGCTGAACCGCTACGAATACCAGCGCTGCATCCCGCTGAAGGACGCCGCGATCCTGGCGCGGATGGACGATCCGGCGCTGCGCCGGATCTGGCGCCAGCGCATCGTCGACCACGACGGCAGCGCCGACGGCGAAGGCGGCATCGCGCGCTGGCTGCACCTGACCGACGCGCTGGGCCTGGACCGCGAACTGGTGCAGTCCGGCCGCGCCCTGCTGCCCGGCACCCGCTTCGCGGTGCAGGCCTACCTGCACTTCGTGCGCGAGAAGAGCCTGCTGGAGGCGATCGCCTCGTCGCTGACCGAACTGTTCGCGCCGGGCATCATCGGCCGCCGCGTCGCCGGCATGCTGCAGCACTACGATTTCGTCTCGCGCGAGGCGCTGGCGTATTTCGAGCACCGCCTGCACGAGGCGCCGCGCGATTCGGACTTCGCCCTGGACTACGTCAAGCGCCACGCCGACACGGTGGAGAAGCAGCGACTGGTGCAGGACGCGCTGCGCTTCAAGTGCGGCGTGCTGTGGTCGCAGCTGGACGCGCTGCACTTCGCCTACGTGCAGCCCGGCGTGGCCTGGCCGGAGGCGTTCGCCGCCGGCGCGCCGGCGCCGGCGCAGGCCGTGGCATGA
- the pqqB gene encoding pyrroloquinoline quinone biosynthesis protein PqqB, with amino-acid sequence MHLIVLGSAAGGGHPQWNCHTPASQRAWQHHPGAQRRTQASIAVSADNQRWLLINASPDFRQQLLATPALWPQRDLRHSPIEAVLLTSGEIDHIAGLLSMRESQRFDLYASGRVLDLLAQNPVFDALHPAYVHRHAFALDTPLSLLGLQVTPFAVPGKVPLFMESRHSGDLAGADDETLGLTIDDGRHRLHYIPGCAAMTDALRARLRGAELVFFDGTLWRDDELVQLGVSAKTGQRMGHLSIDGDAGTLRAFADLDVARKVFIHINTTNPILDAGSAERATVSAHGWDVAHDGMDITL; translated from the coding sequence ATGCACCTCATCGTATTGGGATCGGCAGCCGGCGGGGGGCACCCGCAGTGGAACTGCCATACGCCCGCGAGCCAGCGGGCATGGCAACACCACCCGGGTGCCCAACGTCGGACCCAGGCCAGCATCGCAGTCAGCGCCGACAACCAGCGCTGGCTGCTCATCAACGCTTCCCCCGATTTCCGCCAGCAGCTGCTGGCCACCCCCGCGCTGTGGCCGCAACGCGACCTGCGCCATTCCCCGATCGAGGCGGTGCTGCTGACCAGCGGCGAGATCGACCATATCGCCGGCCTGCTGTCGATGCGCGAGAGCCAGCGCTTCGACCTGTACGCCAGCGGCCGGGTGCTCGACCTGTTGGCGCAGAATCCGGTGTTCGACGCGCTGCACCCGGCCTACGTGCATCGCCATGCCTTCGCCCTGGACACGCCGCTGTCGCTGCTCGGCCTGCAGGTCACGCCGTTCGCGGTGCCGGGCAAGGTGCCGCTGTTCATGGAGAGCCGCCACAGCGGCGACCTGGCCGGCGCCGACGACGAAACCCTGGGCCTGACCATCGACGACGGCCGCCATCGCCTCCACTACATCCCCGGCTGCGCGGCGATGACCGACGCGCTGCGCGCGCGCCTGCGCGGCGCCGAACTGGTGTTCTTCGACGGCACCCTGTGGCGCGACGACGAACTGGTGCAGCTCGGGGTCAGCGCCAAGACCGGCCAGCGCATGGGCCACCTGAGCATCGACGGCGACGCCGGCACCCTGCGCGCGTTCGCCGACCTGGACGTGGCGCGCAAGGTCTTCATCCACATCAACACCACCAACCCGATCCTCGACGCCGGCTCGGCCGAACGCGCGACGGTGAGCGCGCACGGCTGGGACGTCGCCCACGACGGCATGGACATCACCCTGTGA
- the pqqA gene encoding pyrroloquinoline quinone precursor peptide PqqA: MPPPSPRRLTRRGTLMKKWNKPVIREICVGAEINCYASGEL, translated from the coding sequence ATGCCGCCGCCGTCGCCCCGTCGTCTCACTCGAAGAGGAACGCTCATGAAGAAGTGGAACAAGCCCGTGATCCGCGAGATCTGTGTCGGCGCGGAAATCAACTGCTACGCCTCCGGCGAGCTTTGA
- a CDS encoding RelA/SpoT family protein, with product MTHSSHSGLEALLQRPAAAALAPALREALLQAWHAQPEQAARAPWPVLADTLDALALLSADEAALLAALLFDLPGLRAQLAQLPVAPPARAQAVGGLLDGQDAADQVWALHAGREAGRNSEGLRRLLLSIVQDLRVVPILLARQLAKMRVADKLPEAQRRALAQLTRDIHAPLANRLGIWQLKWELEDLAFRHLEPDTYRRIAREVDESRVARERYIEAVKKILSKALGEQGLRAEISGRPKHIYSIWRKMQKKRLAFDQLYDLRAVRVMVDDVAACYAALGVVHALWAPVPSEFDDYIARPKANDYRSLHTAVVGPEGRTIEVQIRTHEMHAQAELGVAAHWKYKEGGKGAEKAFDRKITWMRQLLEQSQDGEQGGLAGALDAELVEDRVYALTPMGEVIDLPQGATPLDFAYHVHTMVGHRCRGAKVNNRIVPLTHKLRSGDRVEILTGKEAEPRRDWLLPANGYLASGRSRDKVRAWFHKLDRARNVQAGKDLLERELKRLGLQHADLLPAAKKFHADGIEELYIQVALGDVGPSQVGRALHEAERAAAQPAAPALPRPTARRGGLAKSKFTVQGVGNLLVQLARCCQPVAGEPIAGYLTRTRGVTVHRSDCAAFARLAAGNPQRVLPVEWGQAGGGYEVDVLVRAMDRRWLLKDITNLIAQEDAHVLEINSDNVRDSGRTQLRLRLKVGDYGQLSTLLGKLDALPGVDEARRLG from the coding sequence TTGACCCACTCTTCCCATTCCGGCCTGGAGGCGCTGCTGCAGCGCCCGGCCGCGGCAGCGCTGGCGCCTGCGCTGCGCGAGGCGCTGCTGCAGGCCTGGCACGCGCAGCCGGAACAGGCCGCGCGCGCGCCGTGGCCGGTGCTGGCCGATACGCTGGACGCGCTGGCGCTGCTGTCGGCCGACGAAGCGGCGCTGCTGGCCGCGCTGCTGTTCGACCTGCCGGGCCTGCGCGCGCAGCTGGCGCAGCTGCCGGTCGCGCCGCCGGCACGGGCGCAGGCGGTCGGCGGCCTGCTCGACGGACAGGACGCGGCCGACCAGGTCTGGGCGCTGCACGCCGGGCGCGAGGCCGGGCGCAACAGCGAGGGCCTGCGCCGGCTGCTGCTGTCGATCGTGCAGGACCTGCGCGTGGTGCCGATCCTGCTGGCGCGGCAACTGGCGAAGATGCGGGTGGCCGACAAGCTGCCCGAGGCGCAGCGCCGCGCGCTGGCGCAGCTGACCCGCGACATCCACGCGCCGCTGGCCAACCGCCTGGGCATCTGGCAGCTGAAGTGGGAACTGGAGGACCTGGCGTTCCGCCACCTGGAACCGGACACCTACCGGCGCATCGCGCGCGAGGTGGACGAGAGCCGGGTGGCGCGCGAGCGCTACATCGAGGCGGTCAAGAAGATCCTGTCCAAGGCGCTGGGCGAGCAGGGCCTGCGCGCGGAGATCAGCGGCCGGCCCAAGCACATCTACAGCATCTGGCGGAAGATGCAGAAGAAGCGGCTGGCCTTCGACCAGCTGTACGACCTGCGCGCGGTGCGGGTGATGGTCGACGACGTCGCCGCCTGCTATGCCGCGCTGGGCGTGGTGCATGCGCTGTGGGCGCCGGTGCCGAGCGAGTTCGACGACTACATCGCGCGGCCCAAGGCCAACGACTACCGCTCGCTGCACACCGCGGTGGTCGGCCCGGAAGGGCGCACGATCGAGGTGCAGATCCGCACCCACGAGATGCACGCGCAGGCCGAGCTGGGCGTGGCCGCGCACTGGAAGTACAAGGAAGGCGGCAAGGGCGCGGAGAAGGCGTTCGACCGCAAGATCACCTGGATGCGGCAGCTGCTGGAGCAGTCGCAGGACGGCGAGCAGGGCGGGCTGGCCGGCGCGCTCGACGCCGAGCTGGTCGAGGACCGGGTCTATGCGCTGACCCCGATGGGCGAGGTGATCGACCTGCCGCAGGGCGCCACGCCGCTGGATTTCGCCTACCACGTGCACACCATGGTCGGGCACCGCTGCCGCGGCGCCAAGGTCAACAACCGCATCGTGCCGCTGACCCACAAGCTGCGCAGCGGCGACCGCGTCGAGATCCTGACCGGCAAGGAGGCCGAGCCGCGCCGCGACTGGCTGCTGCCGGCCAACGGCTACCTGGCCAGCGGCCGCTCGCGCGACAAGGTGCGCGCCTGGTTCCACAAGCTCGACCGCGCGCGCAACGTGCAGGCCGGCAAGGACCTGCTCGAGCGCGAACTCAAGCGCCTGGGCCTGCAGCACGCCGACCTGCTGCCGGCGGCGAAGAAGTTCCATGCCGACGGCATCGAGGAGCTGTACATCCAGGTCGCGCTGGGCGACGTCGGCCCCAGCCAGGTCGGGCGCGCCCTGCACGAGGCCGAACGCGCCGCGGCGCAGCCGGCCGCGCCGGCGCTGCCGCGGCCGACCGCGCGCCGCGGCGGGCTGGCCAAGTCCAAGTTCACCGTGCAGGGCGTGGGCAACCTGCTGGTGCAGCTGGCGCGCTGCTGCCAGCCGGTCGCCGGCGAACCGATCGCCGGCTACCTGACCCGCACCCGCGGCGTCACCGTGCACCGCAGCGACTGCGCCGCCTTCGCCCGGCTCGCCGCCGGCAACCCGCAACGGGTGCTGCCGGTGGAGTGGGGCCAGGCCGGCGGCGGCTACGAGGTCGACGTGCTGGTGCGGGCGATGGACCGGCGCTGGCTGCTCAAGGACATCACCAACCTGATCGCGCAGGAGGACGCGCACGTGCTGGAGATCAACAGCGACAACGTGCGCGACAGCGGCCGCACCCAGCTGCGGCTGCGGCTGAAGGTCGGCGACTACGGCCAGCTGTCGACCCTGCTAGGCAAGCTCGATGCGCTGCCCGGCGTGGACGAGGCGCGGCGCCTGGGTTGA
- a CDS encoding glycosyltransferase gives MSMSWANARYALNRLSGLLRRGLASLRTRGWRSTWQRLRVHAQPLPPPRRTLFAVAPQPFAAFAVPASDAPQASIVIPVYNHVAHTLACLRALAAHPPATACEILVIDDGSSDQTAQWLPQIQGLHYHVRAQNGGFIATCNDGAARARGRYLVFLNNDTVPQPGWLDALLDTFAQVPQAGLVTAQLLYPDGRLQEAGGVVFADGSAWSYGRFESPDDPRYAYLRDIDYGAGAALAIERERFLALGGFDTRYMPAYYEDTDLAFAVRNAGLRTLLQPASQVVHDEGTSNGTDTSTGIKAYQVRNRGVFAAKWAGVLARQLPPGTTPTPAQLHRQQRQVLIVDEALPQPDRDSASLRQLNLIRLLLQEGAHVVFVPSGREYASRHSEALQRLGVEVWYAPYLKSVSGFLQQHGARFHAVLLVRHHVAHACLPLLRRYAPQARRLFDTVDLHYLRERRGAELAGDARLLREAERTRARELEVMAQVDVTVLVSDVEREQLQREAPQVRTALISNLHEVAGPGRPWAQRRDLVFVGGFRHAPNVDAVRWFLQEVFPPLRALLPTLRFHCIGADLPDDIRRLGEATPGVELLGHVPDIVAYMEEMRIAVAPLRFGAGVKGKVNLSMAHGQPVVATPCAVEGMHLRHGEDVLIADSAPQFVAALAQLYTDEALWNTLAGNGLRNIATHFSLDAARATVRQVFLD, from the coding sequence ATGTCGATGTCCTGGGCGAACGCACGCTACGCCCTGAACCGCTTGAGCGGCCTGCTCCGGCGCGGCCTGGCCAGCCTGCGCACGCGCGGCTGGCGCAGCACCTGGCAGCGGCTGCGCGTGCACGCGCAACCGCTGCCGCCGCCGCGGCGCACGCTGTTCGCGGTGGCGCCGCAGCCGTTCGCCGCCTTCGCCGTGCCGGCCAGCGACGCGCCACAGGCGAGCATCGTGATCCCGGTCTACAACCACGTCGCGCACACCCTCGCCTGCCTGCGCGCGCTGGCCGCGCACCCGCCGGCGACGGCCTGCGAGATCCTGGTGATCGACGACGGCAGCAGCGACCAGACCGCGCAATGGCTGCCGCAGATCCAGGGCCTGCATTACCACGTCCGGGCGCAGAACGGCGGCTTCATCGCCACCTGCAACGACGGCGCGGCGCGCGCGCGCGGACGCTACCTGGTGTTCCTCAACAACGACACGGTGCCGCAACCGGGCTGGCTGGACGCGCTGCTGGACACCTTCGCGCAGGTGCCGCAGGCCGGGCTGGTCACCGCCCAATTGCTGTATCCGGACGGGCGCCTGCAGGAAGCCGGCGGCGTGGTCTTCGCCGACGGCAGCGCCTGGAGCTACGGCCGCTTCGAATCGCCGGACGACCCGCGCTACGCCTACCTGCGCGACATCGACTACGGCGCCGGTGCGGCGCTGGCGATCGAGCGCGAACGTTTCCTGGCGCTGGGCGGCTTCGACACGCGCTACATGCCGGCCTACTACGAAGACACCGATCTGGCCTTCGCGGTGCGCAACGCCGGACTGCGCACGCTGCTGCAACCGGCCAGCCAGGTGGTGCACGACGAGGGCACCAGCAACGGCACCGACACCAGCACCGGCATCAAGGCCTACCAGGTGCGCAACCGCGGCGTGTTCGCGGCCAAGTGGGCCGGCGTGCTGGCGCGGCAGTTGCCGCCGGGCACCACGCCGACCCCGGCGCAGCTGCACCGGCAACAGCGCCAGGTGCTGATCGTCGACGAAGCGCTGCCGCAGCCGGACCGCGACTCGGCCTCGCTGCGCCAGCTCAACCTGATCCGCCTGCTGCTGCAGGAAGGCGCGCACGTGGTGTTCGTGCCAAGCGGCCGCGAGTACGCCAGCCGCCACAGCGAGGCGCTGCAGCGGCTCGGCGTGGAGGTGTGGTATGCGCCCTACCTGAAGAGCGTAAGCGGCTTCCTGCAGCAGCACGGCGCGCGCTTCCACGCGGTGCTGCTGGTGCGCCACCACGTCGCCCACGCCTGCCTGCCGCTGCTGCGCCGCTACGCGCCGCAGGCGCGGCGGCTGTTCGATACCGTGGACCTGCACTACCTGCGCGAGCGCCGCGGCGCCGAACTGGCCGGCGACGCGCGCCTGCTGCGCGAGGCCGAGCGCACCCGTGCGCGCGAGCTGGAGGTGATGGCCCAGGTCGATGTCACCGTGCTGGTCAGCGACGTCGAACGCGAGCAACTGCAACGCGAAGCGCCGCAGGTGCGCACCGCGCTGATCTCCAACCTGCACGAGGTCGCGGGGCCGGGCCGGCCATGGGCGCAGCGCCGCGACCTGGTGTTCGTCGGCGGCTTCCGCCACGCGCCCAACGTGGATGCGGTGCGCTGGTTCCTGCAGGAGGTGTTCCCGCCGCTGCGCGCGCTGCTGCCAACGCTGCGCTTCCACTGCATCGGCGCCGATCTGCCGGACGACATCCGCCGCCTCGGCGAGGCCACGCCCGGGGTGGAGTTGCTCGGGCACGTGCCGGACATCGTCGCCTACATGGAGGAGATGCGCATCGCGGTGGCGCCGCTGCGCTTCGGCGCCGGGGTCAAGGGCAAGGTCAACCTGAGCATGGCGCACGGCCAGCCGGTGGTGGCCACGCCGTGCGCGGTGGAAGGCATGCACCTGCGCCACGGCGAGGATGTGCTGATCGCCGACAGCGCGCCGCAGTTCGTCGCGGCGCTGGCGCAGCTGTACACCGACGAGGCGCTGTGGAACACCCTGGCCGGCAACGGCCTGCGCAACATCGCCACCCACTTCTCGCTGGACGCGGCGCGCGCCACGGTGCGCCAGGTGTTTCTGGATTAG